Within the Acinetobacter radioresistens DSM 6976 = NBRC 102413 = CIP 103788 genome, the region GCAGTATACATTTCTCTAAATTGGTGAGATTTATTCGCCATCTCATTTGCACTTATGTCTGGGCTAGCTAAGCGCATTTGCTTAACTTTTTCAACTCTTTCACGAATAGTAGCTATTTGTAGAGCTTCATTTAGATTGTCATCTTCAATCCATAGACAATATCGTTGTAATCCTCTAATAAACTCAGCAGACCCATAAACTTTTCTAACAAATTTCAACTTTTGATTATCTGTTAAATTTAATTGATTTACTTCATCTGCAGTAAGCAAAAGATTTCCACCATCAACGGGTTTATTTCCAGATGACATAACTGTTAGTGAAGAAATAGGCTTTGACTGTTTTCTAACAATAATATTTTCACCTCCTACTAGATAGGCATTAATATTACTGACTTTTTTCTCAAGTAACTTATCATCCTTATTAGCACTATATAATAATTTTGGATTATTATTACTCTTACCTAAACTTACAATTATTACAGTAACGCCAGCATTATGAGAGGCTAAATTTGCCCATGAGAAACTTGTATATGCAAAATTAATATTAATATTTTTTTCAAAAATTAAGGGCCATAAGATACCGACTTGTTGTCCTTGGCAAATAGAGTTGGTTGAAACTAAAGCCGATTTAGATTTGTGATCTACGGAGTGATATAAAGCAGCCTTGATAAACCACCCTGCCACATAATCTAGTAGCTTCCAATTTTTAGTGCTACTTTTAAATAGCTTCTCGAGATCATCTTTTTGCTCTTGATTCTGCCAAGTGGAACCTAAATAAGGAGGATTACCACAAATATAGGTTTCTCCACCTTCATTCTCAAAATCAATTTCGGTCTGCTCTAATGGAGTTTGAAATAAATCATCAGCAACAACTTTAACTGCATTACCTGTCGGTGGACAAATGCTTAACCAATCCAAACGTAAAGCATTACCACAAATAATCCAGTTCTCTTTTGACAAGGGCAATACTGTTTGAAGTGCTTCAATTTGACCACAGTACTGAACATTCGATTGGTATTCAGCAATCACCAATGCTAAACGTGCAATCTCAGCAGGAAAACTATTGATCTCAATACCACGGAAATTCGTTAATGGAATATCAGTCGCACGTCCACCTTCATTGCGAAGCTCATTAATTTGAGCCTCAATTTTACGTAGCTCTTTGTACGCAATAACAAGGAAATTTCCCGAGCCACATGCAGGATCAAAAACACGAATACGTGCAATACGTTTACGTAAATTGAGCAGTTTTAAAGGACTTTCCTTTGATGCTTCTAATTGTTCATTTAAATCATCTAAAAATAAAGGATTTAAAACCTTTAAGATGTTTGGCACACTGGTGTAATGCATGCCCAAAGAACCACGCTCGTCATCATTGGTAACAGCCTGAATCATTGAACCAAAAATATCGGGATTAATCTTTTGCCAATTCAACTCACCAGCATGTAGTAAATAAGTACGGGCAATCTTCGAAAATTTAGGAACCTCAGTACTACCAGAGAATAAACCGCCATTTACATACGGGAATTTTTTCGCCCATACAGGTAATTTAGTAGTATCACGCGCTGAATGATCTACATTCATTGCATGAAACAGAGTGCTGATGACTTCATGGGTATTACTTGAATCACGCTCTGACATTTGCTCAATGGTTTGCGTGAAAATACCACTCGGTTGGAAAATTTCTGTGTCTTCTGCAAAGAAACAAAAAATCAAACGAGCCATGAAATGATTCATGTCTTGGCGACGTTCTTCAGTGGCCCAATCTGGATTCTCTTTTAAAAGCTCAATGTAGAGTTTATTGAGACGACCCGTTGCACGTACATCAATCGGGTTATCTTTAATCTCCCGAATTGTAGAAATACCTGCCAAAGGTAAAAAGAAGCCAAAATGATCTGCGAAATTATGAAAATCTGAACTAATCGTGTCGCCAGAAATTAGATCCTCAGCTTGTAAGTTGAAACCGTCTGTTGCCAGAACAAATTTTGCTTTCGCTTTTTCTGTTGCCTTACTTTCTCGTAAAGCCTTTAAGACTTCAGATACTTTGTCTTGCTCGCATACGGCAATATGAATATGGTTACGCTGTAATACACCATTTTGAATATCTGATGAGTTGCTTTGACCTGCTCGGAGTTTTTTTATTGTTGTTTCTTTATTACCAAATGCTCTTAAAAAATCAAAAGCAAACTCTTGAGCATCAAAAGGTTTTTCTGCCAGCTCGGATACGGCCGCTTCAATTTCAACTGCGTTCATGATAATACAATGTAAATAAATTCAATATGAGATGCAGTCTATCAACCATCAGTAATAAAAAAAATCACACCTTGATAAATTATCCATTCCACATTAAATAATTGTTCGCTTTGCCCTGCTCATAAGCCCATTCCGCCACCTTATGCGACCTCTCTTTATCCGTCAAAAAACCTAGTACAGATATCTGATCCACAATAATCAAATTATGTTCTTCATTCCGTTCTTGCCACTTATGCAGGAACTCATTTGATGCAAGCAAATTACTTTTCTTAGAATTACAACTTGAATCTGCTAACACAAAGTTATGCCCTGTATCAGATGGGTATATTGACCAAGGAATAAAATGATCGACTGCATAATTGCCTTTTTTCATTACCTTATTACAGTAGAAGCATTTACATTCTTGCAATTCGACCAAGATATTTGCCACAGCATTCAATTGATTTCGAGTTGGCTCAAACATAAACTGTTCAAGGTTTGGGAGTTTATTTAAGATGGGTGCATTACTACTGTTTTTTCGAATGTAATCAATCCATCGCTTTTGACATAGCTCTTCAATAATCTCGCTAAACTGGCGTAAACAAAACATGGCTTGGGGTAGTAAAGTCAGCTGTTGCTTAGATTGCTCAAATTGATATAAAAACTCGAAATTTTGCCCATTGATGTTTTGCAGATAACGTACCGGCATCTCTTTTACGGTACGAGCCACATCTTTAACCAACTTGGACCAAACAACGGAATTTCGTCTCAATAATCCAAGAGATGAATAAATCTGTCTTAGCTCAATAATTTGATTGACGATTGCTGCTTGCTTACCATTATTTTGATTTAAGATCAGTTGCCCTTCGTCATTGAAAGTATATGGCACAGCCTGTTTCCAATACAGTTCGATAAACGTCTCAGCAATGTCACTGTACTCAAGCACCAATTGCTCGCCACTATTCTCACCTTTTTCAATCGCCAATCGACTAAGGCTTATCAGCAAGGCAAACTTATAGGTACTGCTAAAGCTACCTGACTGCAAAATCAGTTGGATATTTTTAAGGAATTTAAGTTGCTCTTGAGCTGTCGGACTGCAATTAATCATTTTTCTTCCAAAGCAGGTTTAACCACTGCTCTTCTCGCTCAGGTCTTTTATCAACCGTGATCCACTGATGAACCAAACTGACATGAGAAAATTTTTCGAGTAACTCTTCCGCTTGGCATTCATTCAAATCGGTAAACTCTCGACCATCTTTCTCTCGGACTGAATCCCCATATTTAAATGACATATAGATTACGCCATGAGGCTTTAACGCTCGAAGCGTTTTTTGAAGAACTTCAGCTAATCGATTGCGCTCACAATGAAGCAGAGACGCGCATGCCCAAATACCGTCATAAACAGCCACTTCACTTAAGTCATAAAAGCTTTGGTACTTCACTTGAATACCAGTAAGTTCCGCCGCCTTTTTAACAAGTTCTTCTGAGTAGTCGATCGCATCAACGTGATAGCCTTTATTCTTAAAAGCTAAAGTATCGCGCCCTGTCCCGCAACCTACATCTAAGATTTTCGCTGATTCAGGTAAAAATACTAAAAAAGGCTGGTATAGGCTTTCCATATCAACTTCAAACGTTGAAGCTGTAAATTCTTCTGCATGCTTATTGTAGTATTCTATTGTTTTCATTACGGACACTTAGGCTAAAAGACACTTTCAGTCTACAAGAAAACAAAAAAATAAGGGAGCTAAGAGCGTCCCTTACTCTCGATTCGCCAACTTACTTTCAATCCATTGATGGATCTCATAAGCTGACCAGCCGATACGATTTTGAGTAATTTTAACTTTCTTTGGGAATGAAGGATCGTAATAAGGTGAGTTTTCATCCATCATCTCATAGATAGTAGAACGCCCCACTCCAACAAATTCCATGACTTGCTTGATACTGATCAGTTGATTCATTTGAAAAGTTTGACCTACAAATGCATTCATGATGTTTACTCCTATCTCATGATTTCGAGCAACTCGCTCATGAGATACGGCAATCTCGTAAGGTTTTACCTTGTCTGATTTAATTCAAAGCCGTCACAGATCCTTTCAATCCCTGTTGGATATCAAATGCAGTCTGAGTCTCCTCGATCTGCTGGTCTCCGACAGGCTGATAAAATTCCTCAACCACATCCAAACCTTCCTCTATGTCTACGTCCATCCTTCCATTCCCCAAACCCTTCCTTGCGGTAAAGTCTAAAGCCTCCTGATAAAACCCCGCCTGCTTACTTTGCTCATCAATTTGCTTCGCCTGAATAATCGCTTCATTTAAACTGATCCCCTCCCTTAACGTTAGATCCACGTAATACACCGGCTGACGATAACTCTGTGTCGTACTCTTGCCCCGCAATATCAATTGCAAGGGGAGGCATGACAACAAACCATTTGATGCCGCATGGTAATAACTCAACCGTGCTGCCAAAGTCCGAATACTGTTAAAGCCTGTGGTTCTAAAGATAAAAGTTCCAAATTCATCCGACTCATCTAAGTTCACATGCAAACGACCATAGGGCTTGCAGTTCCCTCCTTGAGCCAATGGACATAAATCAGGGGATGGACAGGGATGTTGCTCCACGCCTTGGTTGGTTAAACGTTGGCAGGTTTCACCATTGCCCACACAGACGGGACGACCGGTTTGACGGTCAAACAGGCTGTATTCTGCACGCAGGTTTAAGTCAGGATCATTAAAGATCATGCGAACAGGGATTGAACGTAGCTTTTGATTAGGCGTATTGGCTCGAAGCTGATCATCCAGTGGATGTTTCACCCAGCCTTCTTTGCTTTGAATCTGGGAAGTAATGGTGAATTGATCATCTTTTTCAGGCAATCGCTTGCCATTCTTTTCAACCATACGACCGATACTGATACGCCCCAATATTGGAGGGGTAATTGCTAAACCTTTAATCATATTGATATTCCTTAATGTATTACGTTACAAATTTGGGTCTATGTATGTAGGTCAGAACAAGGACCAAATAAGTTACCCAAAGAATGTAGAGCCAGATAAAGTGCTACAGAGATCGCGACCGATTTGCTCTCTACCGAAGGGTAGAGAGCGGGGAGCGATTTTTGTGAATTTTTGATTTGGTGCTGTAGATCGGGCTTAGTCGGTATAGATGTTAAATCGACGACTGCCCTGCTTTTCAAGTGGATAAAGCTCGATGAGTTCAGGCTGGTGCTGAAGCAATGTCTTGGTATTGAGGCTGATGGAGTCCTTGGCTTTCTTCCAGACTACTGAGCCATGTGCAAAGACCGCCCTTTCTTTGTCTTGCATCATCATCTGAATTTCATGTTTAAATTGGTCAAAGCGTTCCTGCTTATGCTGAATCTCTTCTTTCATTTTGATGAGCTGATCGAACATCAAATTGGCATTTTCATTTTGTGAAAGATCTTCAACACTTAGTGGGATATGCGCTGGATAGAGCTGCTGAATGGCTTTGGCTGCGGATTCACTGGCATCGACTGATGGCGGAGTATCGTTTTCTACACACTCCCAGAAATAACGTTCTGCTTTAACAATATGCTCAATCACTGATTCAGACCGTGTCACTTTGAATATCTTGGTTTCATGCCCACAGATCAGGACACAGACATGCGCTGCCTGCTTGCCTGTCACCGCCAGTTGATGTTGTACCTGACAAAGCACATATAAAGGCACACCATCACGCCACAATTTTGCTCCATGCTCACCTGCTGTTTTGCATTCCAAAATTTGGACTTCATCACTGCCGACCACGCTGTAATCCAGATTGGCTAACATAAAGTGTTTATCGGGATCAGGATGCTGAAGCACCGCATTGATCCGTCGCACCTTGTTATTGGTGTGCATGCTATAGAACTCTGCCACCAAAGGTTCCAGCTGCTTACCCCAATACAGCGGTGCTACACCTGAGCTTTCATCTTCTATGGATTGAGCCTGCCGTCCGGTTTTGATCAGCCAGAGTTCCAGCATCGACATGTAGGGATTGAGACCACAGGCAGTCGCGGCATCACTGCTACCGATACCTTGTTTACGAACTTCAAGCCAGTCCTGATATTCCATCCCTTTGGTGTTGACCAGTCGCTTGGCTGCTGTTGAGCGTTTGGTGGTGATGGTTTGATTAACTACGATCTTTGATGCTACCGTCGTAGGCTGATGGGAAATAGGTACAATTTGATTCATGGAATTATCCTTATAAATTCTGATCTCTGTAAAAGAAATGCATAAAAAAGCCATACCCGACACGAGGTCGGGTATGGCGATTTGTTTGCTGTTTTAATTGAGAGGGGTTACATGAGTGCTATGACTAGCACTTGTTTGGGGTGACTCGATTTCAACATAAGTGAATCGGTTAATTTCAGGCGATCAAGGCAAGTGCTTGCTCCAACCCTCGTTGTTTCACACTAGCACCTGCACCGAACCAAGCTGAATCAAGACGGTGATCTGTACTCATGGCACGTCGTTCATGATCCACAAATTCCGTGATCGAACAAAGTAAGCCATAAGCAGTGTCTTTGGCGGATGACAGGTCAGCACCACGTCCTTGCCCATTGAACATGTCCAAAGCTTTATTCATGGCACGACCATTTGGTTCAGGCTTTTTCTCTTGAGCTTGCTGCGCGACATTACGATAGAACTGAATGATGTTTTCTTCAGGATCGGAAATTGACATGGTGCTGTTGTTGAATACGGCATCAAAATAAGCTTTGGCTTCCTGCTGACTCACCTTACGCTGTGTGAGCTGTTTCATCTCATACATGTGCTCATCCCATGCACGAACTGAAATACCCAATTGCTGCTTCACTTTCTCTGCATCAAACTTGGTACTATGTGGAACCTTCACTACACCTGCACTACTGCTCTGTCCACGTAGAGCAATGGCTAAAGTGTTGTTACAGACCACTCGGATACTGGTGAACTGTGCTGTCGTTGCCAAAGTGCCATCACACGCAGTAGCCAACAGGATATAACCATTACTGACATCCTTAGACTTTAAAGCGGTACTTTGCCCGGTACGTGCCAAAGCCCAGAACTTCTTCCCACCTTTCAAAACCCCTGCGGTTTCTAACTCAAAGCCAGATTGCTCAGTCAGATCCCGGTAGAACTCCAGAATCTCTTTGGGTTGAACTTCCTGATAACGCTGACTGACTACAGATAAAGGTGCATGGGTATCTGAACGATACAACACTCGCTGTTCTTCAAATGGCATGATAATGCTTTGACCACGTTCATTCTGTGCCATGTAGCTGACATTCGACGATTCAATCCGCCAGTCCATTCCAGCTTGCTGTGCCCAAACTTCGAGTGGTTGGTTCGGACTGAGTTGATTACCCAGACCATGCCAAGGGGTTTCGCCAACATAGGCGATTTGTTCGATTTGATGTGCCATCGTTCTTATCTCCTATGCTGATTCAACGAAAATTCTGCTGACAGTGATTGCAGTGATAGTAGGCCAGGGTGATCGGCTTTTTAGGCTCATCAAACACGCTGCTGAATAAACCACCAATGACCGCACCTGCAAGCCCGCCAAGCAGTGGTGATACAGGTAAAGGTAAACCCTTTGATATGGATGCACCGATAGTTGCGAACGAAGCTGATGCTGCTAGACCTGTAGAATCAGATCCACTCACCTGCTGATTGACAACCTGAATGACTTGATCCGATAAGCAATAAGGACAATTTAAACTCATAATATATACCTCTAGAAATGACAAAGGCTCGCCGATTGGCAAGCCTTGCAAAGTTAAAAAACTCGTTTTCATCTAGATAATGTATATCTGAGATTATTTTCATTTAGCGTCGATCATACTGTACTCTTAACTGGCCTTTACCAAATACTCTTCGTCCTTTTGGCTTTACACGTAAGTATTGAAGGGTACGTTTGTGATGATCAGTGAGGTATTCCATTGCCTCAATGAAATTTGTCACTTGGGTTGAATCGCGACGATAAATTAAACCGATCCCCAACTCATCTCTACCTCGGAGCTCCTTTACGCGTTTGCGATTCCAACAATTATAGCCTTGACCATAATCTCGAGTAATCTCACTCCAAAGCGCGATAATTTTATTCCCCCAATATGCTGCGCTTCCATCACGAAAGGCAGTATCATAAATGATTGCTAAATGGCAATGAAAACCTTTACTTTTACCACCTTGCTCTACTCCCCATATATATCCGATCACATGTTTAAATATGCCATCTTTATTTTGGATACGATTAAGCAGTATATCTAAGTCCTTATAAATATCTTCAACTCTGATTCGATTAGAATATTCTTGCAAATAACCCAAGTCTACACGAGCAACGGCTTTGTTGCATAAACATTCAAAAGCTGAGTTCTCCCCAATCCATTCAAATTTAAGACACAACTTGGGTGCGAGGTCTACCTAATTCCGTAAATCTATTCAGAACTGCCACACGCGCATGAATTTCATTGACCTGACTTTGAAAATGTCTTGCCGTCAGCCTATCACCTAATAATTTGATGCAATGCATCTTGGTTTCCACCAAACTACGACGGTGATAACCCGACCATTTTTTCCATAGGGTTCTACCTAAATGTTTAACCGTTTGAAGTAACTCATTTCGTTCTATTGAACTTATTTTAGAATCTTTCCAGGGCTTGGCATTCTTTCTGGGTGGAATTACTGCATGTGCTTGACGATCTGAAATCACTTTTCTGCAGCACTTCGTGTCGTACGCGCCATCGGTATAGACAGAATCTATTCGCTCATCTAGTGGAATTTGATCCAGTAAATCACCTAGTACTTGTGAATCACTGACATTATTTGTAGTAAGCTGAACGGCACGTATTTGCAGTGTTTCAGCATCTATACCAATATGCAGTTTACGCCATTGCCGACGGTATTCAGGCTGATGTTTTTTACGCTTCCATTCGCCTTCACCTAAAAACTTTAAACCCGTAGAGTCGACAAGTAGGTGTAACCCATCATGACTTTTCTGATAGCTTATCGCAATATCAATATGCTTTTGTCGTCTACAAAGGGTGGAGTAATCTGGTGCTGTCCAATTCAAGCCACAGAGTTTAATCAGGCTTTGAACAAAGCCAGTAACCATACGTAAAGAAAGACGGAATAGAGATTTGATCATTAAACAGCATTGAATCGCTGTATCGGAATAAGTTTGATTTCGTCCTTGCTTGCCTTGTGGTTGTGCATACCATTGCGTCTTAGGATCAAACCAGATTGAAATATTTCCTCGCTTGATTAAAGCTTGGTTATACGAGGACCAATTGGTTGTACGATAGATTTTAGGTGTAGGCTTCTTCATCTGGAAATTATATTACTGAAGAAGCCTTCAAGAATAGCTTTGTGCAACAAAGCCACGAGCAACTAATATTCGACTGCATTTATTAAGTATTGACCTACAATATTCCTGCACTTCAATTTTATTTTCATCTTTCTGTTTTTCGATAATTTCATAATCTCTTTCGAAACTCTTAGATAACTTCAAAAAGTCCGATCTCAACGCTCTATACCCAATCATTTCCAATTCATCTTTAAGATCAAAATAATCGGAGTCTATTCTCTGTAAGTCATATCTCAGAATTACAAAGAATTGGAGATAACCTGGGTATTCATCATCAGGATTATAAATATCATCAAAGTCTAATAACAGATTGGTAAGCTGTGAATAGAATTCATCCCATTCCCTACTTCTTCTTTTTAGACATTTTAAGAAGCTCTCGATCTCAAGTGTAAGTTGTGCCTGATTAATTAAAGCTCTCATGTTTAAACCTATTTGTGTGATAGTTACATAAGAGATAGGGAATTCAGTATATATATACGTTTACTTTACAATAAAGTGTTACCTAATAAACGATTAGATTAATAACCAAAGCGTTAGGGAGTCCAAATTCCTCCTGTAGTGCAGTACCTATTCTCCACATGAAAAACTTTTCCTCCCTGCTCTATGCTTAAATTCATGTAGGATCGAGTCTCAAAAAAGCTAGAGTTAAGCTAAAACCTAATTAATAGCTAATAAAAATGTCCATAAGCTAATATTTTTAAGCATTCAAGGTGACTTCAGTATTGAAAAATACTAGAGAAAATATTAGTATAAATACTACAAGAAATACTACAGGTAATTAATAAAAATGGGCTTAACTTCAGTAAATCACAATATCCGTAAAGGGCTTTTGATTGACAAACTTTTAAGAGGTTTTAAAGAGCATGAGTATGTATGGATAGCTTGGAAAGTGGCTAGCACTAATAATTACACCCCTCGTGATTTTTTCAATTTTTATAATGAAAAATATTCTTATGAATATTTATTTGATTATATAAAAACAACTTTATCTAAACTTGAAGAAGAAGAAATAAATATCTTTATTAAGAATTGTCATAAAGAACAGGAAGAATATATTTTAAATATAGATATTAATCTACACCTAAAGGATGACAGATTATGTTGGTTCTTAATTAATAGATTCACCCAAGACTACGATATACCTATTTTTATTAGAGAAAGTACATTTAAAAAATTAAAAAACTCAGAAACATCAAGTCAAATTAATAATAATATAATACACAAATCCGCCCACAACCCTAAAATACTTAGACAAAACGACAATCATAAAGTTCATAAAAACATTAATAATCCTAGAATTTTTATTTTAGCTTTGATTTATTTAAACCCCGAAATAACGCACAATATCATTCAAAAAAATTTAGACTTGGAAGAATATATTGCTGATTTTGATAAAATAATAAAAGAAAAAATAAATCTAAATAAATACATTAAGAATAAAGATTTTATAGAGTGGAGCAAAAGCTATATTGATAAAAATTTTGAATACAATGTTTTCCCTCAATTTCTTTTTGAAAAAGAAAAGTTACATGAGAATTATATCTATGCTTATTTTGACGATCTTTATATTCATAATAGAGAAAAGTATATTAATGATTTAAATAAACTTAAAAAAGCATGGCAGCAAAATGTTTTTAGATTAAAAAATAAGGATAATCTTAAAAAGAAATTTCACTTACCCTTAAGAAAAAATACAAAAGTTCGATTGAAAGAATTAGCAGAGCTTTACAATATTTCTGAATCAGAACTTCTAGAAAAATTGATTAATAAGGAATATGAAGAATATAAAGACTATAAGTAACTAGAAAGGAAAGGCTCAATACTGAGCCATCCATCCTTCTACCTGCTCCCCATACCACTGCATCAATCTCACCCGCTCATCCCAATATTGCGCTCGGTTATATGCCGAACGAATTCTATTTTGAGGCACATGAGCAAGCTGGCGTTCAATGGCATCTGGATTAAACAGATTCGATTCGTTTACGACTGTACTAAATAGCGATCTAAAACCATGTGTGGTCATCCGACCTGCATAGCCCGAACGCTTGATCACAGCCAAAATAGACTCGCTACGCATAGGTTCTTTGTTATTTAAACGATGGGGAAATAGCAGTTCCTGATTATGGGTAAGTCTCAAAGCCTGAAGCTCGGCAATCATCATGTCCGTCAACGGCACACGATGTGAAAGTCGGTTCTTCATCCGCTCTTCAGGGATATCCCACTTACGCCCCTCCAGATCAAATTCTTCCCAGCGTGCTTGTAGTAATTCACTGACCCGAACGCCTGTCAGCATAATCAGGACAATGGCATGATGTGTTTGAGCATCGGCAGGATAAGCCTTAATACGTCTAAGAAATTCAGGCATCTCAGAGGCAGAAAGCGAAGCCAGGTTTTTGACCCTTTTATTCTTGAGGGCGTAGACTAAATCACCTGCCGGATTGTCATAGCGATAGCCATGCGCAATGGCGTACTTCATGACCATGCCGCAACGAGATAAGGTCCGTTTTGCAATTTCAAGCGAGCCTCTAGCTTCAATCTTCTTAATGATCTGCAGAATCTCAGGTGCCTGAATCTGATTAATACGCTTATTAGCAAGAGCAATATAAAGCTCATCCAATGAAGCTCGAACATTACTGATGTGTTTGGATGACCAGGTTTCTTTTTGATTATTAAACCAATCTTCTGCAACTTCTTCGAAATAGGGCTTTAAGTCTTCATGCAATACTGAACGTGAGTATCGATGCTTAAGCTCATATGCAAGCTCCCTTGCCTTTTTTAAGCTTAAATCTGGATATGGGCCAAGCGATTCAGACTTACGTTCACCATGGACAGTGACGCGTACATTCCAATATTTTTGACCTTTGGTGGTAATGATGAGGGATAAACCATGTAAATCCGAAAGACGATACTGTTTATCTTTCGGCTGTGCTTTTCTGCATTCAGTATCTGTAAGTGGCATGTCGATTACCCATAATTGATGTATTAATTTCTGGGTAAATTTTCCCAATATTTACCCGCAAAGAGCAAATATGGGGTCAAATAGGATCAGACAATATCGGACAAACAGGCATAAAAAAAAGCCTTTAAACATTGAGTTTAAAGGCTTTTTTAGATTCCGATGGATTACTTCGGAAAGAATTTTGGTGGAGGTGGCGGGAGTCGAACCCGCGTCCGCCAGCACTACACTCGAGAATACTACATGCTTAGATATCGTCTACTTTTTTAACTCTTTGTGACCCGACGAACAGGGTACAAATCGCGATCCTCTTAATTTAGTACAAAACCCCGAGGCTTGGTTTTATACGGACTTGTGTGCGTGCGCTTCAGTCGGACTCCCTAACCACAAGTATTCAGAGAGGCGGACAAGCTGCCCTTAGGCAGCTAGAGCGTATGATTCGTCGTTTGCGACTAAAAAATGCAAATTTGATTTACGAGAGAAAATGCGCTCTCGGCATGCATCTATGAGTTTCATCACCAGCGTCGAAGCCAGAGACACCCCCAAGTTACGTTCCTATCTTAGCATACTTTTACTGATTTACCATGCTGTAATTCATTAAAATCAAGAGCGAGATAGGTTTAATACTATAATTGCGGTAGTATTTTATTTTTCAAGTTCTTCTTATAAAAACATGAGTTATTTATTAGCACTCGATCAGGGAACAACTTCCAGCCGGGCAATTGTTTTTGATGAATCAGGCCGCATTCATGCCACTGCACAGCGTGAAATTCATATACAGACTCCTCATTCCGGTTGGGTGGAACAGGATGCACAGGAAATCTGGACTACACAAATTGCCGTAGTTCAGCAGGCACTCGCCTCAGCAAATTTGCTGGCGAAGGATATTAAAGCCTTAGGTTTAACCAACCAACGTGAAACTACGGTCGTATGGGATAAACGTACTGGTCAGGCACTTACTTCTGCCATTGTATGGCAGGACCGTCGTGCATCCGACTGGTGTAATCAGATGATTGAACAGGGCCACATGCAGTTAATCCAGGAAAAAACCGGACTGCGAATTGATCCTTATTTCAGTGCAAGCAAATTGGTCTGGTTACTCGAAC harbors:
- a CDS encoding class I SAM-dependent DNA methyltransferase, yielding MNAVEIEAAVSELAEKPFDAQEFAFDFLRAFGNKETTIKKLRAGQSNSSDIQNGVLQRNHIHIAVCEQDKVSEVLKALRESKATEKAKAKFVLATDGFNLQAEDLISGDTISSDFHNFADHFGFFLPLAGISTIREIKDNPIDVRATGRLNKLYIELLKENPDWATEERRQDMNHFMARLIFCFFAEDTEIFQPSGIFTQTIEQMSERDSSNTHEVISTLFHAMNVDHSARDTTKLPVWAKKFPYVNGGLFSGSTEVPKFSKIARTYLLHAGELNWQKINPDIFGSMIQAVTNDDERGSLGMHYTSVPNILKVLNPLFLDDLNEQLEASKESPLKLLNLRKRIARIRVFDPACGSGNFLVIAYKELRKIEAQINELRNEGGRATDIPLTNFRGIEINSFPAEIARLALVIAEYQSNVQYCGQIEALQTVLPLSKENWIICGNALRLDWLSICPPTGNAVKVVADDLFQTPLEQTEIDFENEGGETYICGNPPYLGSTWQNQEQKDDLEKLFKSSTKNWKLLDYVAGWFIKAALYHSVDHKSKSALVSTNSICQGQQVGILWPLIFEKNININFAYTSFSWANLASHNAGVTVIIVSLGKSNNNPKLLYSANKDDKLLEKKVSNINAYLVGGENIIVRKQSKPISSLTVMSSGNKPVDGGNLLLTADEVNQLNLTDNQKLKFVRKVYGSAEFIRGLQRYCLWIEDDNLNEALQIATIRERVEKVKQMRLASPDISANEMANKSHQFREMYTAKTHTIIAPVTSSENRDYLPVGLIRNNEIVLNTACAAYDAPLWNLSITASKLMQVWVGTVCIRMRTDFRFTPTLGWNTFPVPSLTEKNKADLTRCAENILLAREAHFPATIADLYDPEKMPENLRQAHEENDEVLERIYIGRRFKNDTERLEKLFSMYTEMTSKQAGNKKA
- a CDS encoding HNH endonuclease translates to MINCSPTAQEQLKFLKNIQLILQSGSFSSTYKFALLISLSRLAIEKGENSGEQLVLEYSDIAETFIELYWKQAVPYTFNDEGQLILNQNNGKQAAIVNQIIELRQIYSSLGLLRRNSVVWSKLVKDVARTVKEMPVRYLQNINGQNFEFLYQFEQSKQQLTLLPQAMFCLRQFSEIIEELCQKRWIDYIRKNSSNAPILNKLPNLEQFMFEPTRNQLNAVANILVELQECKCFYCNKVMKKGNYAVDHFIPWSIYPSDTGHNFVLADSSCNSKKSNLLASNEFLHKWQERNEEHNLIIVDQISVLGFLTDKERSHKVAEWAYEQGKANNYLMWNG
- a CDS encoding class I SAM-dependent methyltransferase, translated to MKTIEYYNKHAEEFTASTFEVDMESLYQPFLVFLPESAKILDVGCGTGRDTLAFKNKGYHVDAIDYSEELVKKAAELTGIQVKYQSFYDLSEVAVYDGIWACASLLHCERNRLAEVLQKTLRALKPHGVIYMSFKYGDSVREKDGREFTDLNECQAEELLEKFSHVSLVHQWITVDKRPEREEQWLNLLWKKND
- a CDS encoding helix-turn-helix transcriptional regulator, with product MNAFVGQTFQMNQLISIKQVMEFVGVGRSTIYEMMDENSPYYDPSFPKKVKITQNRIGWSAYEIHQWIESKLANRE
- a CDS encoding recombination directionality factor, producing the protein MIKGLAITPPILGRISIGRMVEKNGKRLPEKDDQFTITSQIQSKEGWVKHPLDDQLRANTPNQKLRSIPVRMIFNDPDLNLRAEYSLFDRQTGRPVCVGNGETCQRLTNQGVEQHPCPSPDLCPLAQGGNCKPYGRLHVNLDESDEFGTFIFRTTGFNSIRTLAARLSYYHAASNGLLSCLPLQLILRGKSTTQSYRQPVYYVDLTLREGISLNEAIIQAKQIDEQSKQAGFYQEALDFTARKGLGNGRMDVDIEEGLDVVEEFYQPVGDQQIEETQTAFDIQQGLKGSVTALN